Proteins from a genomic interval of Deltaproteobacteria bacterium:
- a CDS encoding 4-hydroxybutyrate CoA-transferase has translation MKWQDIYRDKLITIKQAASMVKSGQRVLTGLATLEPQYIANALCDRWQELRDVEILTSNAMKPYPWFDKERSAAFKIQAGYLSAISRPLYQEKRIEYSINTVYSPSKWAEPGRSAPMMEADVCFLTLSPPNDQGFCSFGEQLWYSREWVKRSRLVIAEMNPLVIRTGGDNYVHVSQIDYLVEQPEPVPPFRISPVISPEEEEAAKKVGALVASLVNDGDTIQIGLGSVSMFTGFYLREKNDLGVHSEILTSSMIDLYKCGVITGKRKTLHPEKLVATGMFIEPEDYAFVNNNPVVELRDAFYTNNPAVIAQNHNQVAINNALAVDFTGQVTAEAFGPQMFTGVAGQLDFVLGAYLSPGGRSITVLPSTARGGTVSRIVSMFPEGQIVSLPRTYVDYVVTEYGIAALAGKSERQRAEALVDISHPQFREELRAQARKRFN, from the coding sequence ATGAAGTGGCAGGATATCTATCGCGATAAACTCATTACCATCAAACAAGCTGCCAGCATGGTGAAGTCTGGCCAACGAGTGTTAACTGGCTTAGCCACGTTAGAGCCACAATATATTGCGAACGCGCTGTGTGATCGTTGGCAGGAGTTGCGCGATGTAGAAATCCTCACCAGTAATGCGATGAAGCCGTATCCGTGGTTTGATAAGGAGCGGAGTGCGGCCTTCAAAATTCAGGCTGGTTATCTCTCAGCGATTTCTCGCCCACTGTATCAAGAAAAACGGATCGAATACTCGATCAACACTGTGTATTCTCCGTCGAAGTGGGCTGAACCAGGGCGCTCAGCACCGATGATGGAGGCGGATGTTTGTTTCCTCACGCTCTCTCCACCCAATGATCAAGGGTTCTGCAGCTTTGGAGAGCAACTGTGGTACTCCCGTGAATGGGTTAAAAGGTCACGGTTGGTGATAGCCGAGATGAACCCGTTGGTCATTCGAACTGGCGGAGATAACTACGTCCATGTCTCACAGATTGACTATCTGGTTGAACAGCCGGAACCGGTTCCACCGTTTCGCATTTCACCAGTGATTTCGCCGGAAGAGGAAGAAGCTGCAAAGAAGGTCGGTGCCCTGGTTGCATCATTGGTGAACGATGGGGATACCATCCAGATTGGCTTGGGGTCGGTATCGATGTTTACTGGCTTTTATTTGCGCGAAAAGAATGATCTTGGCGTGCATTCGGAAATTCTTACCTCCTCAATGATCGACCTCTACAAATGTGGAGTGATTACCGGCAAACGCAAGACGTTGCATCCTGAAAAGCTGGTGGCGACGGGGATGTTCATCGAGCCGGAAGACTATGCGTTTGTCAATAATAATCCAGTTGTCGAGTTGCGCGATGCCTTCTACACGAACAATCCGGCAGTGATTGCACAAAATCATAATCAAGTCGCGATCAACAATGCCTTAGCGGTGGATTTCACCGGGCAAGTGACAGCAGAAGCGTTTGGTCCGCAGATGTTTACTGGTGTGGCTGGGCAACTCGATTTCGTACTTGGGGCGTATTTGTCTCCAGGCGGACGTTCGATTACGGTGTTGCCGTCGACGGCACGTGGTGGAACGGTCTCTCGCATCGTTTCAATGTTTCCCGAGGGGCAGATTGTCTCGTTACCGCGTACGTATGTTGACTACGTGGTGACTGAATATGGAATCGCTGCCCTTGCTGGAAAAAGTGAACGCCAGCGTGCAGAGGCGTTGGTCGACATTTCACATCCGCAGTTTCGCGAGGAGTTGCGCGCGCAGGCACGGAAGCGGTTTAACTAG
- a CDS encoding four helix bundle protein gives MTLAKESYQATKSFPSEERFGLVNQMRRAAVSIPSNLAEGHTRTGANEFRRFISIAMGSVAELETQVTLSHELEYLNVKNKSDLLKQLAIVGKMLRGLYKALGAKS, from the coding sequence ATGACTTTGGCAAAAGAGAGCTATCAGGCGACGAAGAGTTTCCCCTCGGAGGAGAGATTTGGTTTAGTCAACCAAATGCGTCGGGCGGCTGTCTCTATTCCTTCGAACTTGGCTGAAGGTCACACGAGGACTGGAGCAAATGAATTCAGGCGCTTCATCTCGATAGCAATGGGCTCTGTTGCCGAACTGGAAACCCAAGTCACCCTCAGTCATGAATTGGAGTACCTGAACGTAAAAAATAAGAGCGATCTTCTCAAACAACTTGCTATTGTTGGCAAGATGTTACGAGGCCTTTACAAAGCACTAGGAGCGAAAAGTTAA
- a CDS encoding nitronate monooxygenase, producing MLKTPLCRQLGIEYPIFSVGMGGGMAGPGLVAAVSNAGGCGVLGMGGLPAPYIRQQIQQLRTLTNKPFGVNIILPMLQEGQIEACLDEKVPILVLFWGDPKPYVEEAHKRGTKVFIQVGSVEEAKAAAAAGVDGIIAQGVEAGGHVKSTTSLSTIVPAVVEAVKLVPVIAAGGIANGRGVVAALSLGAQAVSMGTRFLCSEETLVTQAYKERVTRANAEDTVYTLLFDVGWPNAAHRVLRNKEMNEWEAVGRPETGKRPGEGTTNGAMQIAGTTVDMPRYGVFPPMTGFTGDMERTALYAGESCGLINDIRPAAEIVAGIVSEAEEVLRGLK from the coding sequence ATGCTAAAAACTCCACTCTGTCGGCAACTTGGGATTGAGTATCCTATCTTTTCTGTTGGTATGGGCGGTGGTATGGCTGGGCCGGGGTTGGTTGCGGCGGTGTCGAATGCTGGTGGCTGTGGCGTGTTGGGTATGGGTGGATTACCCGCCCCTTATATTCGCCAACAGATTCAACAACTGCGCACGCTGACGAACAAGCCGTTCGGCGTCAATATTATTCTGCCAATGCTACAAGAGGGACAGATCGAAGCCTGTCTCGACGAGAAAGTGCCGATTCTCGTGCTCTTCTGGGGCGATCCGAAACCGTACGTTGAAGAAGCTCACAAACGCGGCACGAAGGTCTTCATTCAAGTTGGTTCAGTGGAAGAAGCCAAAGCTGCCGCTGCGGCTGGCGTGGACGGCATCATTGCCCAAGGCGTTGAAGCTGGAGGTCATGTAAAGAGCACGACTTCCTTATCGACAATTGTTCCTGCCGTGGTTGAAGCGGTGAAACTGGTACCAGTGATTGCCGCAGGTGGGATCGCGAACGGCAGGGGTGTCGTTGCGGCGTTGAGTCTCGGCGCACAGGCGGTGTCGATGGGTACGCGCTTTCTCTGTAGCGAGGAGACCCTGGTCACACAGGCATACAAAGAACGGGTGACTCGCGCCAACGCTGAAGATACTGTTTACACACTTCTCTTTGATGTGGGTTGGCCCAACGCCGCTCACCGTGTGTTACGCAACAAAGAGATGAATGAATGGGAAGCCGTTGGTCGTCCCGAAACAGGGAAACGTCCTGGTGAAGGAACTACCAACGGAGCAATGCAAATCGCTGGAACCACGGTCGACATGCCACGCTATGGGGTCTTTCCGCCAATGACAGGATTTACCGGCGATATGGAACGTACAGCTCTGTATGCTGGGGAGTCGTGTGGGTTGATTAATGATATTAGGCCTGCGGCAGAGATCGTTGCTGGTATCGTCTCTGAAGCAGAGGAGGTTTTGAGGGGCCTAAAGTAG